In Neorhizobium sp. NCHU2750, a single genomic region encodes these proteins:
- a CDS encoding flagellar motor protein MotA, which yields MANATVDDLDESETGRGGYKHRLSNPASFLWTMLIFLILVGFVASILYRQAQHAFQTNPGLNGLILGVLAIGILLVFVQVISLAREVGWFNAYRAAGGNAEKVGREPRLLAPMRTLIGRRRKVSLSTVAYRSILDSIGTRLDETRDTSRYLIGLLVFLGLLGTFWGLIGTIGSISDVIGALDPSSNGSSDILGAIKSGLAKPLAGMGTAFSSSLLGLSGSLILGFLDLQAGRAQNRFYTELENWLSSVTDVGYDGPIADGEGNGNGATEELKALTAELRKLAAAQAKASHDGADNERSMTAMANLAEGIQGLVKNMRNEQQMLRDWIEAQQEESKAMRRTLDRLSDKIAADKIGGK from the coding sequence ATGGCGAATGCGACGGTGGATGATCTGGACGAGTCTGAGACGGGCCGGGGCGGCTACAAGCACAGGCTCTCCAATCCCGCATCCTTCCTCTGGACGATGCTCATCTTCCTGATCCTCGTCGGGTTTGTCGCCTCCATTCTCTACCGGCAGGCGCAGCATGCCTTCCAGACCAATCCGGGCCTCAACGGCCTCATTCTCGGCGTTTTGGCGATCGGCATCCTGCTCGTCTTCGTGCAGGTGATCAGCCTGGCGCGCGAAGTCGGCTGGTTCAATGCTTATCGTGCAGCCGGCGGCAATGCCGAAAAGGTGGGGCGCGAACCGCGGCTGCTTGCTCCGATGCGCACGCTGATCGGCCGCCGCCGCAAGGTGTCGCTGTCGACGGTCGCCTATCGCTCCATCCTCGATTCGATCGGAACGCGGCTTGACGAGACGCGCGACACCTCGCGCTACCTCATCGGCCTTTTGGTGTTTCTCGGCCTGCTCGGCACCTTCTGGGGCCTGATCGGCACGATCGGCTCGATCAGCGACGTAATCGGCGCGCTGGACCCGTCTTCCAACGGATCGAGCGACATTCTGGGCGCGATCAAAAGCGGGCTGGCCAAGCCGCTTGCCGGCATGGGCACGGCGTTTTCGTCCTCGCTGCTCGGCCTTTCCGGCTCGCTCATCCTCGGCTTTCTCGACCTGCAGGCGGGCCGGGCGCAGAACCGCTTCTATACCGAACTGGAAAACTGGCTCTCCTCCGTCACCGATGTCGGTTACGACGGGCCGATCGCCGATGGCGAGGGTAATGGCAATGGTGCGACAGAGGAGTTGAAGGCGCTGACGGCGGAACTGCGCAAGCTTGCCGCCGCACAGGCTAAGGCCTCCCATGACGGTGCCGATAACGAGCGGTCGATGACGGCGATGGCCAATCTCGCCGAGGGGATCCAGGGCCTCGTCAAGAACATGCGCAACGAGCAGCAGATGCTGCGCGACTGGATCGAGGCGCAGCAGGAGGAATCGAAGGCGATGCGCCGCACGCTGGATCGTCTCTCCGACAAGATCGCGGCCGACAAGATCGGGGGGAAATAA
- a CDS encoding inositol monophosphatase family protein has protein sequence MARSALLNVMVQAALKAGKSLTRDFGEVQNLQVSVKGPSDFVSQADLKAEKIVRDELMKARPTYGFLGEEGGEEKGTDGAHRWIVDPLDGTTNFLHGIPQFAVSIALERNGEIVAGVIFNPATDELYTAEKGGGSFLNDRRIRVAARRVLSDCVVGCGVPHLGRGNHGKFLVELRHVMGEVAGVRRMGAAALDLAYVAAGRLDGFWEMDLSPWDMAAGLVLIREAGGFVSDMKGTTDMFESRNVVAGNELIQKAMVEVINRPIPSR, from the coding sequence ATGGCCCGTTCAGCGCTTCTCAATGTCATGGTGCAGGCTGCCTTGAAGGCAGGCAAATCGCTTACCAGGGATTTCGGCGAGGTGCAGAACCTGCAGGTTTCGGTCAAGGGACCGAGCGATTTCGTTTCGCAGGCAGACCTCAAGGCCGAGAAGATCGTTCGCGACGAGCTGATGAAGGCGCGCCCGACCTATGGCTTCCTCGGCGAAGAGGGTGGCGAGGAGAAGGGCACCGACGGCGCGCATCGGTGGATCGTCGATCCGCTCGACGGCACGACCAACTTCCTCCACGGCATTCCGCAGTTCGCAGTCTCCATCGCGCTGGAGCGCAATGGCGAGATCGTTGCCGGCGTGATCTTCAATCCGGCAACGGACGAGCTCTACACGGCTGAAAAGGGCGGCGGTTCCTTCCTCAACGATCGCCGTATTCGCGTGGCTGCCCGCCGCGTGCTGTCGGATTGCGTCGTCGGCTGCGGCGTACCGCATCTCGGCCGCGGCAATCACGGCAAGTTCCTCGTCGAGCTGCGCCACGTGATGGGCGAAGTCGCCGGCGTGCGCCGGATGGGCGCAGCCGCGCTCGATCTCGCCTATGTGGCTGCAGGCCGCCTCGACGGCTTCTGGGAAATGGATCTTTCGCCCTGGGACATGGCAGCCGGACTGGTGCTGATCCGTGAAGCCGGCGGCTTCGTGTCCGACATGAAGGGCACGACCGACATGTTCGAAAGCCGCAACGTGGTTGCCGGCAACGAGCTGATCCAGAAGGCCATGGTTGAAGTGATCAACCGGCCGATCCCGAGCCGATAA
- a CDS encoding ABC transporter transmembrane domain-containing protein, translated as MADMSETEKKNRSLKPLARLIPYLSRYRRLVVSAIFFLVLAAATTLALPLAVRRMIDHGFASSDGHFINNYFGMLLVLAVLLAIASAMRYYYVITIGERVVADLRREVFGHVTRLSASFFDVNQSGEIVSRLTADTTQIKSALGSSASVALRNTIMCLGAIGMMIYTSPGLSALVLCAIPVIVFPLVGFGRNVRRRSRAAQDTLAGSSAFASEIVGATRTVQAFGEEPEAAARYGRAIESVYDAARAAIRARALLTGFAILLIFGSIVAVLWYGAQSVLSGAMSAGTLGQFVLYSVIAASSLGQLSEVWGELSAAGGAAERLTELLQEIPAVRDPENPVALPQPARGEVEFEQVSFAYPARVSAITLNALSLKVKPGETVAIVGPSGAGKSTIFSLLMRFYDPQSGNVKLDGVELRQARLTDIRSRMAIVPQNVTIFAASIHDNIAFGTPGASREAVREAAIAAQADEFISKLDQGYDTMAGERGITLSGGQRQRIAIARAILKNAPVLLLDEATSALDAESETLVQRALDGLMKDRTTLVIAHRLATVLKADRILVLDNGRVVEEGTHQSLVARGGLYAKLARLQFHDLEQPSAAAV; from the coding sequence GTGGCAGACATGTCCGAGACCGAAAAGAAGAATCGCAGCCTGAAGCCCCTCGCCAGACTGATACCCTATCTCTCCCGTTATCGAAGGCTTGTCGTTTCGGCGATTTTCTTCCTGGTTCTCGCGGCGGCCACGACGCTCGCCCTGCCGCTTGCCGTCCGCCGCATGATCGATCATGGCTTCGCCTCCTCCGACGGCCATTTCATCAACAACTATTTCGGCATGCTCCTGGTTCTGGCCGTGCTTCTCGCGATCGCCAGTGCCATGCGCTATTACTATGTGATCACCATCGGTGAGCGCGTCGTGGCCGACCTGAGGCGCGAAGTCTTTGGCCATGTCACCCGCCTCTCCGCCTCCTTCTTCGACGTCAACCAGTCGGGCGAAATCGTCTCGCGCCTGACGGCCGACACGACCCAGATCAAGTCGGCGCTCGGGTCTTCCGCCTCCGTGGCGCTGCGCAACACCATCATGTGCCTCGGCGCAATCGGCATGATGATCTATACCAGCCCCGGTCTTTCGGCGCTGGTCCTCTGTGCCATCCCGGTCATCGTCTTCCCGCTCGTCGGCTTTGGCCGCAACGTCCGCCGCCGGTCGCGTGCGGCGCAGGATACGCTGGCCGGGTCGTCTGCCTTTGCCTCCGAGATCGTCGGCGCAACCCGAACCGTCCAAGCCTTTGGTGAGGAGCCGGAAGCCGCCGCACGCTACGGCCGGGCGATCGAAAGCGTCTACGATGCGGCCCGTGCCGCCATCCGCGCCCGCGCCCTGCTGACCGGTTTTGCCATCCTTCTGATCTTCGGCTCGATCGTCGCCGTCCTTTGGTACGGCGCCCAGAGCGTCCTGTCGGGCGCCATGAGTGCCGGCACGCTCGGCCAGTTCGTGCTCTATTCGGTAATTGCCGCAAGCTCGCTCGGCCAGCTTTCCGAAGTCTGGGGAGAACTCTCCGCCGCAGGCGGCGCCGCCGAACGCCTGACTGAACTTCTGCAGGAAATCCCGGCCGTGCGGGACCCGGAAAACCCCGTCGCCCTGCCCCAACCAGCCCGCGGCGAGGTCGAATTCGAGCAGGTTTCCTTCGCCTATCCCGCCCGTGTCAGCGCCATCACGCTGAATGCGCTTTCGCTGAAGGTAAAGCCGGGCGAGACCGTTGCCATTGTTGGCCCGTCCGGCGCCGGCAAGAGCACCATCTTCTCGCTCCTGATGCGCTTCTACGATCCGCAGAGCGGCAACGTGAAGCTCGACGGTGTCGAACTGCGGCAGGCAAGGCTCACCGATATCCGCTCCCGCATGGCGATCGTGCCGCAGAACGTGACCATCTTTGCCGCCTCGATCCATGACAACATCGCTTTCGGCACGCCGGGCGCCAGCCGCGAGGCCGTGCGCGAGGCTGCGATCGCCGCCCAGGCCGACGAGTTCATCTCAAAACTCGACCAGGGCTACGACACGATGGCAGGCGAGCGCGGCATCACACTTTCGGGCGGCCAGCGCCAGCGCATCGCAATTGCCCGCGCCATCCTCAAGAATGCGCCGGTCCTGCTTCTCGACGAGGCCACCTCGGCACTCGATGCCGAAAGCGAAACGCTGGTCCAGCGCGCGCTCGACGGACTGATGAAGGACCGCACCACGCTGGTAATCGCCCATCGCCTTGCGACCGTGCTCAAGGCCGACCGCATTCTCGTGCTCGACAATGGTCGTGTCGTCGAGGAAGGCACGCATCAGAGTCTCGTTGCCCGTGGCGGCCTCTATGCCAAGCTCGCCCGGCTCCAGTTCCATGACCTGGAACAGCCGAGCGCAGCTGCCGTGTAA
- the rpmE gene encoding 50S ribosomal protein L31 → MKADIHPDYHMIKVVMTDGTEYETRSTWGSEGAVMNLEIDPKSHPAWTGGNQQLMDRGGRVSKFNKRFGGLGL, encoded by the coding sequence ATGAAGGCTGACATTCATCCCGACTACCACATGATCAAGGTCGTCATGACCGACGGCACCGAATACGAAACCCGCTCTACCTGGGGTTCGGAAGGCGCTGTCATGAACCTTGAAATCGACCCAAAGTCCCATCCGGCTTGGACCGGCGGCAACCAGCAGCTGATGGACCGCGGCGGCCGCGTTTCCAAGTTCAACAAGCGTTTCGGCGGCCTCGGCCTCTAA
- a CDS encoding AAA family ATPase gives MARHVGDGVFSRVAIMGNGGSGKTWLAKRLALCLERAPVHLDDVYWQPERFGSAARDKAVVAEEVRRLSRAPEWLVEGVYGWLIDVLVPRTSLLIFLDLPEDECVANVKARGKQYRESDENFAELIDWVSKYRQRVNNWNSFEAHQRLFNEFQYAKVRLRSRTEISAYADRLSSN, from the coding sequence ATGGCTCGACATGTCGGAGATGGCGTCTTCAGCCGGGTGGCAATCATGGGCAATGGCGGCTCGGGAAAGACGTGGCTCGCCAAGCGCCTTGCTCTCTGTCTCGAGCGTGCACCGGTTCATCTCGACGATGTCTATTGGCAGCCGGAGCGTTTCGGCTCTGCTGCGCGGGATAAAGCCGTGGTTGCCGAGGAGGTGAGGCGGCTTTCGCGTGCCCCCGAATGGCTGGTCGAAGGCGTCTATGGCTGGCTGATCGACGTGCTGGTGCCGCGCACGAGCCTGCTGATCTTTCTCGATCTTCCGGAAGACGAATGCGTGGCCAATGTGAAGGCGCGCGGCAAGCAGTATCGCGAAAGTGACGAAAATTTCGCCGAGTTGATCGACTGGGTGTCGAAATATCGGCAGCGAGTGAACAACTGGAATTCCTTCGAGGCGCATCAGCGGCTGTTTAATGAATTCCAATACGCAAAAGTGCGGCTGAGGAGCCGCACTGAAATTTCCGCTTATGCAGACAGGTTGTCGAGCAACTGA
- a CDS encoding glucoamylase family protein, giving the protein MIVEPLDPDAPIDTLLEAVQRQTFLYFWDGAHAESKLVYDKRWVNGAIATNMISISGTGFGIMAIIVAAERQWISRAEALDRLTLILERLMLATRYHGAFPHMVDGATSETIQFSQYDDAGDLVETTLLLQGLICAREYFTGASEQEQTLRTTVTRLFDEVEWNWFTRGNDAGPLYWHWSPTHAWAMNLPIRGWNEALSAYVMAAGSQTHPIDPESYSSGWSRSGTMKNGETYLGTMLPLGEPFGGPLFMSQYSFCALDPRGLSDRYADYWQQAVAHTRINRDYCMTVPAYEQYGVWGLTASEAPNGYNANSPTSDTGSIAPTAALSSFPFLPEQAEQALRAMLRYEDGKLFGSFGFVDAFAPAIDWLAPTYLSIDQGPIVAMIENHRTGLLWNLFMKAPEIKRGLERLGFSSDRYMA; this is encoded by the coding sequence ATGATTGTCGAGCCGCTGGATCCGGATGCCCCGATCGATACCTTGCTGGAGGCGGTTCAGCGCCAGACCTTCCTGTATTTCTGGGATGGCGCACATGCGGAAAGCAAGCTCGTCTACGACAAGCGCTGGGTCAACGGCGCGATTGCCACCAACATGATCTCGATCAGCGGCACCGGCTTCGGCATCATGGCGATCATCGTTGCCGCCGAACGCCAATGGATCAGCCGCGCCGAGGCGCTGGACCGGCTCACCCTCATCCTCGAACGGCTGATGCTTGCCACCCGCTATCACGGCGCCTTCCCCCACATGGTCGATGGCGCCACCAGCGAGACCATCCAGTTCTCGCAATATGACGATGCCGGCGATCTCGTCGAAACGACGCTGCTTTTGCAGGGCCTGATCTGTGCCCGCGAATATTTCACCGGCGCGTCCGAGCAGGAACAGACGCTGCGGACCACCGTCACCCGCCTGTTTGACGAGGTGGAATGGAACTGGTTCACCCGCGGCAATGATGCCGGCCCGCTCTACTGGCACTGGAGCCCGACCCATGCCTGGGCGATGAACCTGCCGATCCGCGGCTGGAACGAGGCCCTGTCGGCCTATGTAATGGCTGCGGGCTCGCAGACCCATCCGATCGACCCCGAAAGCTATTCTTCCGGCTGGTCGCGCTCCGGCACGATGAAGAATGGCGAGACCTATCTCGGCACCATGCTGCCGCTGGGAGAGCCCTTCGGCGGCCCGCTGTTCATGTCGCAATATTCTTTCTGCGCGCTCGATCCGCGCGGCCTCTCCGACCGCTATGCCGACTACTGGCAGCAGGCGGTGGCGCATACCAGGATCAACCGCGACTATTGCATGACCGTGCCGGCCTATGAGCAATATGGTGTCTGGGGCCTCACCGCTTCGGAAGCGCCGAACGGCTACAATGCCAATTCACCGACCTCAGACACCGGATCGATCGCCCCGACGGCAGCGCTGTCGAGCTTCCCCTTCCTGCCCGAACAAGCGGAGCAAGCCCTGCGCGCCATGCTGCGTTACGAGGATGGCAAGCTGTTCGGCTCGTTCGGCTTCGTCGACGCCTTTGCCCCGGCGATCGACTGGTTGGCTCCGACCTATCTGTCGATCGACCAGGGCCCGATCGTCGCGATGATCGAAAACCATCGCACCGGCCTGCTCTGGAACCTGTTCATGAAGGCGCCGGAAATAAAGCGCGGGCTGGAGCGGCTGGGCTTTTCCTCAGACCGCTACATGGCGTGA
- a CDS encoding peptidoglycan -binding protein, whose product MALAKNRRRERSVDFWPGFVDALSTLLMAIMFLLTVFVLAQFLLSREITGRDEVLNRLNSQIAELTNLLSLEKSGNQDLEDQLANLQSSLASVESDRSRLQQLLNQGAGASDAANAKVGELTTQLTQQQQISQRAASQIELLNQQIAALRAQIAAVEQALQASEAKDVNSQAQIADLGRRLNVALAAKVQELNRYRSDFFGRLREILSDRENIRVVGDRFVFQSEVLFPVGGSELDDAGRAEMDKLAAALLDLAKEIPAEINWVLRVDGHTDNSPLSGTGRYRDNWELSSARSTSVVKYLISKGVPANRLVAAGFGEFQPITPGDTPEAKAQNRRIELKLTER is encoded by the coding sequence ATGGCGCTTGCCAAGAACCGCCGCCGCGAACGCAGCGTCGATTTCTGGCCGGGATTCGTGGATGCCTTGTCCACGCTTCTCATGGCCATCATGTTCCTGCTCACGGTCTTCGTGCTGGCGCAGTTTCTGCTGAGCCGTGAGATCACCGGCCGTGACGAGGTGCTGAACCGGCTGAACAGCCAGATCGCCGAACTGACCAACCTTCTCTCCCTGGAAAAGAGCGGCAACCAGGATCTCGAGGATCAGCTAGCCAACCTGCAATCCTCGCTCGCATCGGTCGAGAGTGACCGGTCGCGGCTGCAACAGTTGCTCAACCAGGGGGCAGGCGCCAGCGATGCGGCTAATGCCAAGGTCGGGGAACTGACGACCCAGCTCACCCAGCAGCAGCAGATCAGCCAGCGGGCGGCAAGCCAGATCGAGCTTTTGAACCAGCAGATCGCCGCACTGAGGGCGCAGATCGCCGCCGTCGAACAGGCGCTGCAGGCATCGGAGGCCAAAGATGTCAATTCGCAGGCGCAGATCGCCGATCTCGGCCGGCGTCTCAACGTGGCGCTTGCCGCCAAGGTACAGGAACTCAATCGCTATCGTTCCGACTTCTTCGGCCGCCTGAGGGAGATCCTGTCGGACCGGGAGAATATCCGCGTCGTCGGCGACCGGTTCGTGTTCCAGTCGGAAGTGCTGTTCCCGGTCGGCGGAAGCGAACTGGACGATGCCGGGCGCGCGGAGATGGACAAGCTTGCGGCCGCACTTCTCGATCTCGCCAAGGAAATCCCCGCCGAGATCAACTGGGTTCTGCGGGTCGACGGGCATACCGACAATTCACCGCTGTCAGGCACGGGCCGCTACCGTGACAACTGGGAGCTTTCGTCGGCGCGCTCCACATCGGTGGTCAAGTACCTGATCTCCAAGGGCGTACCGGCCAACCGGCTGGTTGCGGCCGGTTTCGGCGAGTTCCAGCCGATCACTCCGGGCGATACGCCTGAAGCGAAGGCGCAGAACCGTCGTATCGAACTGAAGCTGACGGAACGCTGA